The following are encoded in a window of Corynebacterium marinum DSM 44953 genomic DNA:
- the rplE gene encoding 50S ribosomal protein L5, giving the protein MSENYTPRLKTRYREEIRTKLNEELGLDNVMQIPGVTKVVVNMGVGDAARDSKLINGALEDLTLITGQKPQLRRAKTSIANFKLREGMPIGARVTLRGDRMWEFLDRLLTVALPRIRDFRGLSDQQFDGHGNYTFGLNEQTMFYEIDVDKIDRQRGMDITVVTTAANNDEGRALLRELGFPFKK; this is encoded by the coding sequence ATGAGCGAGAACTACACCCCGCGTCTGAAGACCCGCTACCGCGAGGAAATCCGCACCAAGCTCAACGAAGAGCTCGGCCTCGACAACGTCATGCAGATCCCCGGCGTGACCAAGGTCGTCGTCAACATGGGCGTCGGCGACGCCGCCCGTGACTCCAAGCTGATCAACGGCGCCCTCGAGGACCTGACCCTGATCACCGGTCAGAAGCCGCAGCTGCGCCGCGCCAAGACCTCCATCGCGAACTTCAAGCTCCGCGAAGGCATGCCGATCGGCGCGCGCGTCACCCTGCGAGGCGACCGCATGTGGGAGTTCCTGGACCGTCTGCTGACCGTGGCCCTGCCGCGTATCCGCGACTTCCGTGGCCTCTCCGACCAGCAGTTCGACGGCCACGGCAACTACACCTTCGGCCTCAACGAGCAGACCATGTTCTACGAGATCGACGTCGACAAGATCGACCGCCAGCGTGGTATGGACATCACCGTCGTCACCACCGCGGCTAACAACGACGAGGGTCGTGCCCTGCTCCGCGAGCTCGGCTTCCCCTTCAAGAAGTAG